One segment of Eschrichtius robustus isolate mEscRob2 chromosome 3, mEscRob2.pri, whole genome shotgun sequence DNA contains the following:
- the LOC137760560 gene encoding cytochrome P450 4B1-like, producing MAGTRWKSSRWGDWTRWCPYAHPFLLGEFFGFLNIYDRDYTKAVYSRGDPKAPDVFDFFLQWIGEWAPAFSALGAGERLAGPPGKGLLVLQGPKWFQHHKLLTPGFPYDVLKPYMAVFAESTRAMLSCVSLALPDTCCGPGVGRDKWEEKSCEHKSFDICGVGHMAPDSLMKDRSYCLAVSDLSLLMQQRFESFQYHKDSIYWLTPQGRHFLEACQDIRSPFGQRAGPQAVTPCAPSPDQVIRERNATLQDKKEWEKIQSRRHLDFLDVLLGARDEDGIELSDADLRAKVDTFMSEGHDTTTSGMSWFLYCMALYPECQHHCWEEVREILGDRDSIQGWESWREGGQQEADLCSGSLCWQKLRPVARSPERPGCIAGSDDLRKMTYLTTCLKESFRLYPAVPQVYRQLSKSVTLWMVALYLQVGWGGFGVEPESLRVLSVPSHQNCLAQQFAMNKMNVVTALCLLCFEFALDPSRPPIQIPCAPRMASTST from the exons ATGGCAGGCACCAGATGGAA ATCCAGCAGATGGGGAGACTGGACAAGGTGGTGTCCCTACGCCCACCCATTCTTGTTGGGAGAGTTCTTTGGCTTCCTGAACATCTATGACCGTGACTACACCAAAGCTGTGTACAGTCGAGGAG ACCCTAAGGCCCCAGATGTGTTTGACTTCTTCCTCCAGTGGATTGGTGAGTGGGCACCTGCCTTTTCTGCCCTTGGTGCTGG ggaAAGGCTTGCTGGTCCCCCAGGGAAAGGCTTGCTGGTTCTCCAGGGGCCCAAGTGGTTTCAGCATCACAAGCTGCTCACACCTGGCTTCCCCTATGACGTGCTGAAGCCGTACATGGCCGTGTTCGCCGAGTCCACACGTGCTATGCT TAGCTGTGTGAGCCTTGCCCTGCCTGACACCTGCTGCGGGCCGGGTGTGGGCCGG GACAAGTGGGAGGAAAAGTCCTGTGAGCATAAGAGCTTTGACATCTGCGGTGTGGGCCACATGGCGCCGGACTCGCTCATGAA GGACAGGAGCTACTGCCTGGCGGTCAGCGATCTCTCGCTGCTGATGCAGCAGCGCTTCGAGTCCTTCCAGTACCACAAGGACTCCATCTACTGGCTCACCCCGCAGGGCCGCCACTTCCTGGAGGCCTGCCAG GACATCCGTTCCCCCTTCGGGCAGAGGGCGGGTCCCCAGGCAGTGACACCCTGTGCTCCCAGCCCAGACCAGGTCATCAGGGAACGGAACGCCACCCTGCAGGACAAGAAAGAGTGGGAGAAGATCCAGAGCCGGAGGCACCTGGACTTCCTGGACGTTCTCCTGGGGGCCCGG GATGAAGATGGGATCGAGCTGTCAGATGCAGACCTCCGGGCCAAGGTGGACACGTTCATGTCTGAAGGCCATGACACCACCACCAGTGGCATGTCCTGGTTTCTCTACTGCATGGCCCTGTACCCCGAGTGCCAGCATCATTGTTGGGAGGAGGTGCGAGAGATTCTTGGGGACCGGGACTCCATCCAGGG ATGGGAGTCGTGGAGAGAAGGTGGGCAGCAGGAGGCTGACCTGTGTTCCGGCTCCCTCTGCTGGCAGAAGCTGA GACCTGTTGCTCGCAGCCCGGAAAGGCCTGGCTGTATTGCTGGCAGCGATGATCTGAGGAAGATGACCTACCTGACCACGTGCCTCAAGGAGAGCTTCCGCCTCTACCCCGCCGTGCCCCAGGTGTACCGCCAGCTCAGCAAGTCCGTCACTTTGTGGATGGTCGCTCTCTACCTGCAGGTGGGATGGGGTGGATTCGGGGTGGAACCGGAGTCCTTGCGGGTGCTCTCTGTACCCTCGCACCA GAACTGCCTCGCACAGCAGTTTGCCATGAacaagatgaatgtggtcacagCCCTCTGCTTGCTCTGTTTTGAGTTTGCCCTGGACCCCTCAAGGCCACCCATCCAGATACCCTGCGCTCCAAGAATGGCATCCACCTCCACCTGA